Part of the Camelus bactrianus isolate YW-2024 breed Bactrian camel chromosome 6, ASM4877302v1, whole genome shotgun sequence genome, ATTGAAGAAGCCCAGGTGACAGCGTCAATCAAGTGCTCTGCTAAACACCCCCTGCCCCAGTGCAACCCCGAGGGGAGGGGCCGTGGTGATGGGGCttcagggcgggggtgggggtgccaggGTGTGGGAAGGCGggtgtgggaggaagggaagcaggGCCCCCTGAACCTTTCCTTAGTCAAGTGATGGGTAGGTGGGTCCTGCATTTTCCTCGACTCTTGGCATATCCCCAGGAGGAAGCAGGGGCAGGTAGTATCTACTGCGTAGATGAGGAGTAAGGACAGGAGGAAGCCTGGGCTGGCGCGGGTGACCTGCCCCGTCCCACCCCTCTCTGTACAGGAGGACGTCGCTCTGCTGAGGGAGCTGCACGTGAGCCACTACCGGTTCTCCCTGTCCTGGCCCCGGCTCCTGCCCACGGGTGTCCGAGGTGAGCTGgggccacccctccccagcccgggCCTGGCCCTTTTGGCCGTGTTGGCTTTGCAGGGACACCAACGTCCGGGGCGGGGAGAACAGCCCCCCCGCCACCTCCGCGCGCGGTTTCCCGGGCAACGGGTCTCATGCGATCCGCACGTAGTGGGGCCCCCTGGAGTAACTGTCCCACCATCTGAGATCTGATGGTGCTGAGGGTGCCTTCAGGCCTGTGAAAGATCCCCAGGGCCCAGAAATACTGAGCTTCAGAAGGTCAGAGCCAAGGTCCTTTCTTGTCAATTGCCCTTTTATTTCACCTTCAGCTGACCAGGTGAACAAGAAGGGAATCCAATTCTACAGCGACTTCATCGACGCCCTTCTGAAGAGCAACATCACTCCCATTGTGACTTTGCACCACTGGGATCTCCCGCAGGTGAGGCCGTGCCGGTTCAGAGGCCCCAGAAGAGCTCAGATCAGCAGTGGGGAGCTTGATCGGGGCCCCTGGGGTGGCCGAGGTTGGGGCAAAGGCTGGGGTCTGGGCTCTGCTTCAGGATGGGAAGGTAGGAGGGCGTGGAGAAGAAATCTATCAACTCATCCACGGCAGGAAGTTCACACAGGTTTAACCGATGTTTGTAATAAATGGTAAGTGCAGATTTCAATGGTTTTCAAAACATTTGGCCTAGAAACAACAAATCAAACTATAAAGAAAGAAGCATCTTTTGAGTAAGAGTTGATTGAATAATTAACAAGTTGTTTAGccttttttcctccagtttgtTTGTAGCATGGGGCACGCTCATATATGAGCTCCCTTCCAAGCAATTTCCATAAAGTCGCAACATGCTTAAGAACATCACAGTTAGACATCGCTATtcgagcaatttttttttttcaagcaattCTCTCCTTCAGCAAGGCTACATGGAGATCATGACCCAGCCAGCCGAGAGGCCATTTATGTAACTCTCTGTGACACAGGGCGGTGGGAGGTCAGAGTATGAGATATTGGCTTCAGGGAGGTGTTGGGGAGAAGATGGAGTCCGATCAGGGCTTTGGAGGGTTGGGGCATGAGGTCGGGGGAAGGGGTGCTCTGGCTTGAGAGAGCCTggcaaggaggcagggaggggctgggcagtgATTCGGTTAGTTTGGGAAGCAGGCTGGCATGGGAAGGATAGCGGCTGGAGAGATAGTTAGGGGGGCAGATAGACAGGGATAGAAGGAGATTCTCCACAGGCCAcgaagctggggctgggggcgtgGAGCAGGCTTCAGGGAGATGATCTGAACACCACCTTCCAGCTTCTTCCCTGGTGAATCGCCGTCACTGACCTGCCCCTTTGCATCCCCTCAAACCCAGCAGGGAGGGCTCAGCAGGTAACCTCAATGGACCAAAGAATCTTGGGAAAACCCCTCCCTGGTAAGCAGATGGGAGAGAGCCCTGCGCTGAAGGAAGCAGAACCCACTCTCACGACAGGCTGCTGGGAGGTTCCTGACCCCTGCGCGACCCTCACAATCCTAATCAGAGTTTCCACGCCCAGTGTCATATGTGATTTCTTCAGAACTTATATATTCAAGATTCTTTTCCTATGTTCAGACCTCTTTCCCCTGGAAACTTTTCTTAAATATTCAATCCATCAAATTCCTTTTAAGCATGAGAACTTCAGgcttcctctgctccctccctcttgTTTGTATAAGGCACGTCTCCGCAGTTACGTTGTCTCACGGTTCATCGCCACCACCATCGAGTCTTAATGCCCAAGACCCCGCATCTTTGCCCCTCTTTCCCCTAAACATCCTCTGCAGCTGTAATCCCCCATGCTTCTCCCCTAAACTTGGCCAGTCAGCTCCCAAAGTCTTTTCTGGAGATGGGCCCTCAGGGCACccgcttctctctctcctcctctttgcaGCTGCTCCAGGTCAGGTACGGTGGGTGGCAGAACGTGAGCATGGCCACCTACTTCAGTGACTACGCCAACCTGTGCTTTGAGGCCTTTGGGGACCGGGTGAAGCACTGGGTCACTTTCAGTGATCCCCGGGTAAGCAGGGCCCCCTCCAGGTGGGAAACCCACTTTCTGGCCAGGAGGCTGCCTGGTCACTTCTCACGGGTCCTGTGGTCCCCCACTTGCCATCTCTGCAGACAGTGGCAGAGAAAGGCTACGAGACGGGCCACCATGCGCCAGGCCTGAAGCTCCGTGGCACTGGCCTCTACAAGGCGGCACACCACATCATTAAGGTGAGGTGGGCCCTTCCGGGAGTGAAGGCTGGGCTCCAGGTGGAGGGCGAGCCCCCGTGGCAGCTCAGCCTGAGCCTGAGCTCAGTCCTCCGCCACCTCACACCTCAGCAGCTTCACAGCATCTTACAGCATCCCCTTCCCTTCTGTGAGGACAGATGGGGCATGTCCTGCCGTCAGGGCTCTCCTGCACACTGTGGCCCGGGTGACACAGTCACTGCTCCCTAGAGCTTGCAATCTAGCCAAGGGGCTGGAGCACACGCATGTGGAAACTTGTCACCTCCAGGTCCAAACTGTCCTGTGAGGAATGGGGACTGGAGGAAGCGGGAGGGATGACGGTGACCTCGGGGGTTCCAGTCTCCAAGGAGTGAGCGAAAGTGACGGGAGGTTGGTGAGAGACAGCAGTAGGGAGAGATTGGGAGCGCTTGTCTGATAGCATGGGCTTCAAAGGACCTGCGGGTTttgaaggaagaaggagaaatcGTTTGAAAGTACGACAAAGAGCAAGGCAGACGCTGCCCCCGAGGTATGTGGGATGTGCGGGAAAAAGTGGCATCTGGTGGAAAGAGCTGCAGTGGAGGTGGTCTGTAGGGGCAGCCGGGCTCAGTGAGGGCAGGAGAGTGAGGACGACATGGAGGGGAGATGCCAAAGCTGAGCTCCAAGCCCAtcagaaaggctggagaagcgGGCGAGGGAATTGGGTCAGCCTCCAGGACACATGTGAGGGTCCGGGCGATGACGACTGGGGAACAGGAAGCGAGGCATGATCGGCTGGCCCTCCTGGACTCTCAACAGAAGGTGAACGATCTGATCAAGCGGGCAGGCAGGAGACCACTGGGGATATACCAGACCCTCAAATTCATGTCAGCAAGAGAACGTTCTCATTTCTTGACTGTTTGGCTTGGGATTTCTTAAACCGTGGACATCAGTGGGTGACTGGGCAGGAATATGGAGAGAAGACAGTCCGTTTCTCAAGACTGTTCCAGGTGCTTGGTCTTTTCCTAACTTCGCAAGCACCTATGGTGAGTGCACTGCCTGGGTGCCACTGAGGACAACCAGGAACAAAACAAGACATGTTTGCAAAAACCTTAGAAACGATAAATAACACAAAGCCGTGGTGCACGTGTTTATGCCAGATTTAGATCCTGTTTCCTCCATGGTACAAAGAAAAGGGAGGTCAGAGGAAGGGAGACTATGGATCAGGTTAATCAAGGCTGGATTCACGAAAAGGATAGGACTTAAACTGGGTCTCTAGAGTTAGGAGGGAGAGACAGGTCAGCTCGGGTTGCACGGGGGGAGAGAAGTGGACGAGGCAGGCACCTTGCATGGCTCCTTCCTCTTCCAGGCCCACGCCCAAGCCTGGCACGCCTACAACAGCACATGGCGCAGCAGGCAGCAAGGTGAGCTCTGCCGCCGCGTGCGCTGGGGACAGGCAAGCGACCGGAGGAGCAAGGTCACTCCTGCCTGCCaccccctttcctttctcttatcaGGTCTGGTGGGGATCTCATTAAACTGCGACTGGGGCGAACCTGTGGACATGAGCAACCCCAAGGACATAGAGGCTGCCGAGCGGTACCTACAGTTCTGCCTGGGCTGGTTTGCCAACCCCATTTACGCCGGTGACTACCCCCAAGTCATGAAGGACCGTATCGGTGAGCCACATCCAGATACCGCAGCAACAGTATTGAGCTCAAACGAAATGACCAAAAGGCAAGGGGTTGGAAGAACACACTAGGTTGGTTTGGGTGAAGCAGTCAAGGAACAACCCAGCCCCTAAAGAACTGAGAACTGGTTATTCGAACTGGGAGGGCAGGGGACACCCAAACACATTCCTAGACCTGGAAATTGAGAATTTCAGAAACCAGCGGAGGGGAAAGAATTAGCATTTCCCTGGGCTGCTCTCTTGTATTCCATTGTCCTGTCTCCTCCTCGCCCTAACCCTCCACTCTACTCCATCCAACTGCAGTGAAATAGAAGTGAGAAGTCAAAGACAGTCATGGGTGAGGTCAGTTCTATTGCTGGTTCTTTCTGTCACCTGAGAAATACTTTCCAAACTCTGGTTTCCACAGTGTCAGAGAAGAGAATAAAGACAGAGCTCACAAGGCTGTATTAATTTGGATGCTTTTAACCGCCACATAACAGAAAACTCCAAATAAAATGGCTTGAAAAGTAGGGGATTTATCATCTCACTTGAAATCCAGGAAAAGGTGGTCCAGGGCTAGTTAATCCAGCCCTCAGGGATGTCTTTGAGAACCCAGACTCATTCCATCTTTCCACTCTACCACTTTTAGCTAGCCTATCAGCCACTCCCTGTGGCCACAAGATGGCTGCAGCTGCTCCAGGCATCACATTTTTACACATCAACACCCTAAAGCAGAAACAAGGGAATAGCACTGTATCTCATTTTTAAGAACAAGGAAAATATTCCCAGGAAACAGCTTCTACTCCCAGCTGACTTCCCTTTGTACTTCAAGGGATGGAATTGTCACATGCTCTAAGGTGCCCTAGGCCACCAGGACTAGGGCctcagaggctggggaggggccaagACTCCCATAAAGGATGTGGCCCTTTGGAAGAGGGTGAGGAAGAGGGCCTGGAAGAAGACAGGCATGGGACTCCTGGGTAGACCAGCAGTGTCTGGTCACAGGAATCCACACAAATAATTGTGTGACTTTGAGATATCAGCCCACAACCCCTTAACAAAAAGAGACAAGGATGACATTGAAATAGGTTATAATCTCGCACATCAAGGCTATTTTAGATTAGATTAGACTAAGACAGAACGTTTGaatcaacatttcaaaaatttccatttctcaaGCACAATTGATCAAACTTATCTGGGATAGGAGGCAGAAAGTTCTAATTCCAACTCTGCCGCTAACCAGTGAGTGATTCTGGGCAAAGTGCTTCACCTCTTTGCGTCTGTCTTATCACCTGAGAGGAAGGGATTAGACAAAATAACCTCTAAAAAATCTGTTGACAATAACCAGTTGTGTGACACATctgtacataaacacacacacacactcaaaatctTGAGAATGATTTCCTCTTCAAAGccttcaaaattcaaaatcttgAGAATGTTCCTGTAGACACACCTCATCCTTCACAGGGTACATGTACTCTCGTGGGATCCCTATTGCAGGCACCACACCAGCGTTGTACTAAAACGCCAAACTAATTATTTATCACAGAACAGTTCTTGGGCTTAAAGCCAATAATTCCAGACCCCACTGACTCCAACTCTGCAATAATTCAAGTGGGAACAGGGCTCAGTTTTCCCCCGGTACAATGTGGAAAGAAAGATCCTAtaagtagttttgttttttcttcccccccTCAGGTTTATTGagtataattgacaaatgaaacagttaatattttctttagtaaTGAAAACATTCTGCCTGAAATCTCATTCACAAATTACTTCCAGGCATCTCAGAAGCATCCTTTCATTCACAACAGATGTATGAAGAAAGGTAATTCTAGACCAGCGCTATCCAACAGAAACTTTTGgtgataatggaaatgttctgtatctgtgctgtTCAGTGTGATAGCCCGTAGCCATTTGTGtcaatttaaattcaaattagaCAGAATTAAAAAACTCAATCCATCAGTGTGACTGAGTTAAAGATGCATTCACACTAACCATATtccaatagccacatgtggtgaGTGACTATTGTGTTAGACTCTCCAGTGACAATTCCTGTGGTTTTTCTCGAGTTTAAATGTAACTGAAAGTAATAACGTGCTAATTTTTTCAAGGGATTTAATAGTACAATCTTTTCACTCATTTAATCTAAACCAACAGTCTCTTTGGAAACGTTTTATGGCTGTATTTTAGATCAACTCATAAAACGGTACTTTTCTTTATACgtttattttaagcttttttgCATAGATTATACAAGGATgtgtttcagattttttaaagcacaaaaagAGTGAACAGTcacgctcccctccctcccctccccactgctcctgccctccccacaaGGAAGCCACTTCCAGAGgcggcttgtgtgtgtgtgcgtgtgtgtgtgcgtgtgggcgtctgtgcacgcgtgtgtgcatGTACTTGGACATATATCCAAGATGCTCTGCATCCTTGTTTCACTTGAACATCTCTCTTGGCACTTTTCCATTCTGCTGTGTGAAGCACTGCCTCCTTTGCTCTAACGGCTGCAGTGTACTATGGATGCATACTCCATCATTTAAGTAACCAGTCTCTCCTGACAGACCTTATGTTCTCCATCTTTTGCTACTGACCCTTAACGAAGATCCTGGTATATATATCCACTTACATGAGAGAGTACAGTGTAGGATAAGCAGATTAAGAGCTGGTCAGTGAAAGGACATACACTTTTACAATTTTGAAAGATAGGACAACATTGCCCAACACAGAGGTTGTACCAGCTTAGGCTACAAGACATGAATGTGACCGTGTCTCTCCCCAGTTCCCTTCCTGGACGCAAGCAAAATGACCAATTTTTGATATAAGGAACAACCTAGAAATCCAactctacacttttttttttcccagatagcTACACAACTGTCCATACACAACTTACTGAGTAATCTCTgtaccaaaatgaaaaaaaaataaaaaaagagaaaccaaaatgaaaaaaataaaaggaaaaaaaaagaaatcaaaatgaaaaaagaataaaaagagaaaccaaaatggaaaaagaaaagaaaagtaaggaaaaaagccaaaatggttaaaaaaaatttttttaaaagagttagtaaatattacttttaagcaatataaacttaaaaatttttggaTAGTATTCATTGTTGTCAAAATTCTAGTTTGAAAGGCCAAGGTTATACTTTCCACGTAGATGAATCCCAAAGTCCAGGACGTGGGTCACAGCTTTTATGTCAACATACCAGTACCATCATGGTACATGACAGCAGAATGACTGCGAGAAGATCGAACTTGGTTAAACTGTTTTCCTCTCTCATTAGGAAGAAAGAGTGCGGAGCAAGGCCTGGATACGCCGAGGTTACCGGTGTTCTCCCTCCAGGAAAAGAGCTACATTAAAGGCACATCTGACTTCCTGGGACTAGGTCATTTCACGACTCGGTACATCACGGAAAGGAACTACCCCTCCCGCCAGGGGCCCAGCTACCAGACCGATCGTGACTTAGTGGAGCTGGTTGACCCAAACTGGCCCGATCTGGGATCTAAGTGGCTATTTTCAGTGCCATGGGGATTTAGGAGGCTCCTCAACTTTGCTCAGGTGATTATCTCATTAAGCTAAAGGACATTTTTGACCTGAATTGATGGTTTTACAGCTTAAGCTCAGAtgcttacattttaaataaaaaacccAGTTACTCATACCTCAGAAGCTACCAGAGATAAGTCTTAAAGAAAGACTAGTAATGCCTAGTAACTTCAGCTACAATTCTAATCTCATACTCGGTTATTTCGCTGCCCTTCTCACCTGTAATGGAATGTGTGGGAAAGAACAAGACTTGAAGTTTATTTCCTCTAAAATGATACTTTGTCAAGAAATATATCCTTTCATCCAAACTTGCCTCCTGCCTACATTCATCTCTAAATAAACAGGTTAACTGGCATCTACTAAACATAAACACACCCAATGAGAACACAGCAGGCTTTCAATATGTGTCCCCGTGATTCCTTTCAGA contains:
- the LCTL gene encoding lactase-like protein; translation: MATYFSDYANLCFEAFGDRVKHWVTFSDPRTVAEKGYETGHHAPGLKLRGTGLYKAAHHIIKAHAQAWHAYNSTWRSRQQGLVGISLNCDWGEPVDMSNPKDIEAAERYLQFCLGWFANPIYAGDYPQVMKDRIGRKSAEQGLDTPRLPVFSLQEKSYIKGTSDFLGLGHFTTRYITERNYPSRQGPSYQTDRDLVELVDPNWPDLGSKWLFSVPWGFRRLLNFAQTQYGNPPIYVTENGASQKLHCTQLCDEWRIQYLKGYVNEMLKAIKDGANIKGYTSWSLLDKFEWERGYSDRYGFYYVDFNKRNKPRYPKASVEYYKKLIAANGFPNPREVESWYLKALEICSINNQMLAAEPLLSYMQIMTEIVVPTVCTLCILIAAVLLMLLLRSLS